The sequence below is a genomic window from Candidatus Neomarinimicrobiota bacterium.
GAGCTGGAGCATTCACTGGAGAGAATGCCCACGATGGAAGAGCTGGCTGAAGTGATGGAGATAACGAAACAGGAAGCTGAAAAGCTTGTGAAGTTCAATACCAGAAGCCTCTCTACTGATCAGCCCGTGGGGAGTGACGAAAAGACATCATTGCGCGATCTCCTACAATCGGATGACAGCCGTCCTGAGGCCCAGATTATGAAGGATTCGCTCACCGAAGAGATCAAACGGGTGCTGAAAACAATCCCGGATCGGGAGGCGATGATTATTGAATGCTATTTCGGGATTGACATGGACCGCCCCCTGACTCTAGAAGAGATTGGCGACAGTTTGGAACTAACCCGGGAAAGGGTTCGCCAGCTGAAAGAGAGGGCTATTCGACGCCTTCAGCACGCAACCAGGGCACATCTGCTTCGGGCATTCTTAGGCTGATTCTCTTTGGAAAATTAGCCTGATTTCCTAAAATTCCCCTACTACAACCTCGAGTATCATGCATTTATTTAGCCGAAAAGGGACATCGAGCGGTGGGATGCGTTTTGTTGTTATCAGAGATGACAGCGACGTAAACGTACACCAGTGGTCGTTCTCACAAGGAACAGTGATTGCCATATCTCTGTTATCCATTATTCTTTTTGCTTCTATTCTTTTCTTTACAACGGAATTTCTGACCCAGTTTCTTTACCAGGCGAAACTCCGGGAGGTGCGAGAGAAGAATCAGTCTCTCGTCGCCGTTCTCACAGATCTGCAAACCAATTTGGATCTAATGCAGAAAGATATGGCCGAACTGGAAGATAAAGATAAAGCTTTAAGAACTTATGCCAATTTGCCTCTCATCGATCAGGACATTCGCCGGGTCGGTGTTGGTGGATCTGCCATGAATCGAACTTCAAATCTTGAGACGCTGGTTCCTGACATTGATGCCAAGATATCGGATATTGAAATGAATATCAGCGAATTGCGCAGGAAGGTCCGTCTTGAGAAGGAGAGCTATACAGCCATCTACAATACTATCAAGGATAATTCGCAGCGCCTCTCATCAATTCCGTCCATCCGGCCACTGGAGGGCGGGTATTTGAATACAGGTCTGGGTTACAGAAACGATCCTTTTTCCGGGGA
It includes:
- a CDS encoding sigma-70 family RNA polymerase sigma factor; amino-acid sequence: MVSKKTSDSLGHALAVYFSEIENTQPLEPEEEVRLTKLVREGDKEALNKLINANLKFVVSVANKYRVTGIPLEDLINEGNIGLIKAAYRFDETRGFKFISYAVWWIRQSILQFISDKGRVVHLPANVANAVTKMKRRSEELEHSLERMPTMEELAEVMEITKQEAEKLVKFNTRSLSTDQPVGSDEKTSLRDLLQSDDSRPEAQIMKDSLTEEIKRVLKTIPDREAMIIECYFGIDMDRPLTLEEIGDSLELTRERVRQLKERAIRRLQHATRAHLLRAFLG